Below is a window of Fervidobacterium pennivorans DSM 9078 DNA.
TACGGACGTGGAAAGAGTAAACTACTATCCTTTTTCAAAGTGTTATTCTTGTTCCAGTAAGCCCTTTTAATGCCTTATCGAGAACTGCCATATCGGTAATTAAACATTCCCTTCCGGTTGAGGTTACGAAATCAATTGCCGCTTCGATTTTTGGTCCCATGCTACCTGATGGGAATTGACCTTCAGCAAGGTATTTTTTCGCTTCTTCAACTGTAAGATGGTCCAGAGCTTTTTGATCCGGCTTGTTGTAGTTGATGTATACTTTTTCAACTCCGGTAAGAATTATGAGTATATCTGCATCAATTTCCTTGGCAAGCAAAGCACTTGCTCTATCTTTATCGATGACTGCTTCAACCCCTTTCAGTGTTCCGTTTTCTTGTATGACAGGTATTCCACCCCCACCCGCTGCTATGACTATCATGTCTTTTTCAACCAATGTCTTTATGACGTTCTTTTCAACTATGTCGAGTGGGATTGGAGAAGGAACAACACGTCTCCAACCTCGTCCAGCATCTTCTTTCATTATCCAACCTTTTTCTTGTTGTAGCTTCTCTGCCTCTTCCTTTGAATAAAATGGACCGACTGGTTTTGAAGGTTTTTGGAAGCCAGGGTCGTTCTTGTCAACGATAATCTGTGTAACGATGGCTGCGATTTCTCTTTGTATATTCCTTTTCCTTAGCTCATTTCCAAGAGTTAGCGCTATCATGTAACCAAGACTACCTTGCGTTTGCGCATCGTTAACGTCAATAGGGAACGGTGGTATAACGTGCTTTGCTAATTCTTGTTGGACTAAGAGATTACCTACTTGTGGTCCGTTTCCATGAGTTATAACTATGTCATACTCATCAAGCATAGAAACCAAAAATCTGGCGGTTTCGGAAAGGTTTTTCATCATGTTTTCTGCTGTTGCTTCTTCACCAGGTCTGTTAACCGCGTTTCCACCAATAGCCACAACTGCTAGTTTCTTCATGTGCACACCTCCAACTACGGATATGGAATTTTAGATTTATGAAAGTGCGATTGCCAAAGCGATAGATGCGAATTTCGACTCGCTTGTATCTGCACGTGATATGACAATAACTGGTGCCTTTGCTCCAGCTATGATACCAGCAATTTTTCCATTTGCGAAGTATACAGCAGACTTGCCAAGGAAATTTCCACTGTGAATGTCTGGAACAACTAGTATATCAGCATGACCTGCGACATCTCCCTTGAC
It encodes the following:
- the arcC gene encoding carbamate kinase, which gives rise to MKKLAVVAIGGNAVNRPGEEATAENMMKNLSETARFLVSMLDEYDIVITHGNGPQVGNLLVQQELAKHVIPPFPIDVNDAQTQGSLGYMIALTLGNELRKRNIQREIAAIVTQIIVDKNDPGFQKPSKPVGPFYSKEEAEKLQQEKGWIMKEDAGRGWRRVVPSPIPLDIVEKNVIKTLVEKDMIVIAAGGGGIPVIQENGTLKGVEAVIDKDRASALLAKEIDADILIILTGVEKVYINYNKPDQKALDHLTVEEAKKYLAEGQFPSGSMGPKIEAAIDFVTSTGRECLITDMAVLDKALKGLTGTRITL